In a genomic window of bacterium:
- a CDS encoding CCA tRNA nucleotidyltransferase, with protein sequence MELHLSNPAVRQTMHILCEEVAEAGGRALAVGGCVRDSALGRAAQDVDVEVFGLSPQRLREVLARRLSAVEVGRAFPIFHLRGLAIDIAVPRRPGERDQWDPDATPETAALRRDFTLNAIAVDPRTGEVIDPLGGLEDLKARRLRHTSVRFDDDPLRVLRAMRLAARFQLEVAPETTLRCRRLDPKGLPRERIFGEWRRLVLEGVEISRGLQFLRDCGWTRSVPELEALIDVPQDPTWHPEGCVWTHTLHCMDVFAAERSGNERDDLIVGLAVLCHDLGKPQTTRREGDRVRAIRHEQAGEAPTRSLLARWTHEAALVEEVVPLVLAHLTPVQLFQAKAGDAAVRRLAQRAGRIDRLVRVASADQKGRPPLAVVPFEAGEWLLGRAAALDVCHAPPEAVVLGRHLIELGLSPGPDFGPVLAACYGAQLDGSFASPAEGLVWARKEIERRGL encoded by the coding sequence GTGGAACTGCATCTTTCCAATCCGGCGGTTCGACAGACCATGCACATCCTCTGCGAGGAGGTGGCCGAAGCCGGCGGCCGGGCTCTGGCGGTGGGCGGCTGCGTCCGCGATAGCGCCCTAGGCCGGGCGGCCCAGGATGTCGACGTCGAAGTCTTCGGCCTCTCCCCGCAGCGGTTGCGCGAAGTGTTGGCTCGCCGCCTATCCGCCGTGGAGGTGGGCCGGGCCTTTCCGATCTTCCACCTCCGCGGGCTGGCGATCGACATCGCGGTCCCCAGGCGGCCGGGCGAGCGAGACCAATGGGATCCGGACGCGACACCGGAAACGGCTGCACTGCGACGAGATTTCACCCTGAATGCGATTGCCGTCGATCCGCGAACCGGCGAGGTCATCGATCCGCTGGGAGGCTTGGAGGATTTGAAGGCCCGGCGACTGCGCCACACTTCGGTCCGTTTCGACGATGACCCGCTGCGGGTGCTTCGCGCGATGCGGCTGGCCGCCCGCTTCCAACTCGAGGTCGCTCCGGAAACCACCCTGCGATGCCGGCGACTCGACCCGAAGGGGCTGCCTCGCGAGCGGATCTTCGGCGAGTGGCGGAGGCTCGTGCTCGAGGGGGTGGAGATCTCCCGGGGCCTGCAATTCTTGCGCGATTGCGGCTGGACCCGCAGCGTGCCGGAACTCGAAGCGTTGATCGACGTGCCCCAGGATCCGACCTGGCATCCGGAAGGTTGTGTCTGGACGCATACCCTCCACTGCATGGATGTCTTCGCGGCGGAGCGCAGCGGGAACGAACGGGATGACCTGATCGTCGGCCTGGCGGTGTTATGCCACGATCTCGGCAAGCCCCAGACCACCCGCCGCGAGGGAGATCGGGTGCGCGCGATCCGGCACGAGCAAGCAGGCGAAGCGCCGACCCGAAGCCTGCTCGCCCGCTGGACCCACGAGGCCGCGCTGGTCGAGGAAGTCGTCCCCTTGGTTCTCGCCCACCTGACACCGGTTCAGCTCTTTCAGGCGAAGGCGGGGGATGCGGCGGTGCGGCGGCTCGCGCAGCGAGCGGGCCGCATCGACCGGTTGGTCCGCGTGGCCTCGGCGGACCAGAAGGGGCGCCCTCCCCTGGCCGTCGTTCCCTTCGAGGCTGGGGAGTGGCTGCTCGGCCGCGCCGCCGCGCTCGACGTCTGCCACGCGCCCCCCGAAGCCGTCGTCCTTGGACGTCACCTGATCGAGCTGGGGCTCTCGCCGGGGCCGGATTTCGGGCCGGTGCTCGCCGCGTGCTATGGGGCCCAGCTCGACGGGAGCTTCGCCAGCCCGGCCGAAGGCCTGGTCTGGGCACGGAAGGAGATCGAGCGGCGCGGCCTCTGA